A segment of the Halogeometricum sp. S3BR5-2 genome:
GCGCGTCAGTCATCGCTCTCCTGCGGTGCGGAGTCGGCTTCGACGCCGTCGAGCGGTTCGCTGCGCCAGTACTCGTGGTTGGGATCGGTCCGGTGGCAGGCCGCACAGCGAGCCCCCGGTTGCGCGGCGTCCTCGCCGAGTTCGGGCGCCTCGCTCCGGCACACTTCGCGCGCCTCGGGACAGCGGGTGTGGAATCGACAGCCGGACGGGGGATCGACCGGGTCCGGAATGTCGATCGACCGGACCGGTGGGTCCGTCATCTGCCGTTCGCTCGGGTCGAGGTCGGCGGTCGCCCACCGGAGCACCTTCGAGTACGGGTGCTTCGGGTCGCGAAGCACCTCCTGGGGCGGGCCGATTTCGACGATCTCGCCGAGGTACATGATGCCGACGCGACCGCCGGCCTTCTCCGCGAGGTAGCGGGCGTTCGAGAGCGTGTGCGAGATGAAGACGAACGACGTGTCGAACTGCCGCTGTAGTTCGAGGAGCAGGTCCATCGTCTCCACGCGGAGCGAGACGTCCAGGGCGCTCACGGCTTCGTCCGCGAGAATCACGTCCGGGTTCATGAGCAGCGCGCGGACGAGCGCGACGCGTTGCTGTTCGCCGCCGCTCAGTTGGTGCGGGTATCTGTGCGCGTAATCCTGCGGCGGGTCCATCCCGACGCGGTCCAACAGCGCGAAGATACGCGCGCGGCGGTCCTCGGTGGACATATCGGAGTTCCA
Coding sequences within it:
- a CDS encoding ABC transporter ATP-binding protein, producing MSDRTDASRATGGDDVVVSLDDVSVHFEKEQGFVDSIRNEPKRVRAVDGVSLDIEENDVLALVGESGCGKTTLGKTIIGVQRPTDGTVTYRGQDVWDAKDGTGEVTVPHGDIRRALQIIHQDPGAALNPNRKVLTSLEAPLKRWNSDMSTEDRRARIFALLDRVGMDPPQDYAHRYPHQLSGGEQQRVALVRALLMNPDVILADEAVSALDVSLRVETMDLLLELQRQFDTSFVFISHTLSNARYLAEKAGGRVGIMYLGEIVEIGPPQEVLRDPKHPYSKVLRWATADLDPSERQMTDPPVRSIDIPDPVDPPSGCRFHTRCPEAREVCRSEAPELGEDAAQPGARCAACHRTDPNHEYWRSEPLDGVEADSAPQESDD